From Vigna unguiculata cultivar IT97K-499-35 chromosome 5, ASM411807v1, whole genome shotgun sequence, the proteins below share one genomic window:
- the LOC114185389 gene encoding kinesin-like protein KIN-UB: MASNRNGVQRGSAKFDRPLKPRPRPSSPSPGSALRRANPAARNADAVPGRVRVAVRLRPRNAEEMMADADFADCVELQPELKRLKLRRNNWDSDTYEFDEVLTEFASQKRVYEVVAKPVVESVLDGYNGTVMAYGQTGTGKTFTLGRLGEVDASDRGIMVRSMEDIFADLSPNTDSVTVSYLQLYMETLQDLLNPANDNIPIVEDPRSGDVSMPGATLVEITDQHSFLELLRVGEANRIAANTKLNTESSRSHAILMVHIKRSVLESEDIVSSQNGDASHLTKPSKPLVRKSKLVVVDLAGSERVHKSGSEGHMLEEAKSINLSLSSLGKCINALAENNAHVPFRDSKLTRMLRDSFGGTARTSLIVTIGPSPRHRGETSSTILFGQRAMKVENMLKIKEEFDYKSLSRKLEVQLDKLIAENERQQKSFEDEVDKINLEAQCRISEVERNFADALEKERLKCQMEYMELVKELEQKLVLNQERHDCNSSVADNGEGPASSSAGEVTEVKMLLETERSRRKAAEEEVEHLKNQLGKHTQTQAGDAEVVKLRNILEDEANQKKRLEEEIIILRSQLLQLNFEADQMRRCLENGSSGSTFSAMDSSRHPQFKDTANGQKSSVATLFEQVGLQKILSLLESDDANVRIHAVKVVANLAAEEANQKRIVEAGGLTSLLMLLRRYEDETVRRVAAGAIANLAMNEANQELIMAEGGITLLSMTASDAEDPQTLRMVAGAIANLCGNDRILMTLRSQGGIKALLGIVRCGHPDVLSQVARGIANFAKCESRASNQGIKSGRSFLIEDGALPWIVQNANNEAAPIRRHIELALCHLAQHEVNAKDLVSGGALWELVRISRDCSREDIRNLARRTLSSVSTFKSELRRLRVDY; encoded by the exons ATGGCGTCGAACCGAAACGGCGTCCAAAGAGGAAGCGCCAAGTTCGATCGCCCTCTCAAGCCCCGCCCCCGCCCCTCCTCCCCCTCGCCGGGATCCGCCCTGCGCCGCGCCAACCCCGCCGCCAGAAACGCCGACGCCG TGCCAGGAAGAGTTCGGGTGGCTGTAAGATTGAGACCGCGAAATGCTGAAGAAATGATGGCTGATGCCGATTTTGCTGATTGTGTTgaattacaaccagag CTTAAAAGACTGAAACTTCGTAGAAACAATTGGGATTCTGACACATATGAGTTTGATGAGGTGCTTACTGAATTTGCATCACAGAAACGTGTCTATGAAGTTGTGGCTAAGCCAGTTGTGGAG AGTGTTCTTGATGGTTATAATGGGACTGTGATGGCTTATGGTCAAACTGGAACTGGGAAAACATTTACACTTGGACGACTAGGGGAAGTTGATGCTTCTGATCGTGGTATCATGGTCCGTTCCATGGAGGATATTTTTGCTGACTTGTCACCCAATACTGATTCTGTCACAGTCTCGTATCTGCAG CTTTACATGGAGACTCTCCAGGATTTGCTTAATCCAGCAAATGATAATATTCCTATAGTGGAAGATCCAAGAAGTGGTGATGTATCTATGCCTGGGGCAACTCTTGTAGAAATCACAGACCAACATAGTTTTCTGGAGCTGTTAAGAGTAGGGGAAGCTAATCGAATTGCTGCTAACACAAAATTGAATACTGAATCTTCTCGCAGTCATGCTATTCTGATG GTTCATATTAAGAGGTCTGTCTTGGAAAGTGAAGATATTGTATCTAGTCAAAATGGTGATGCCTCTCATTTGACTAAACCTTCAAAACCACTTGTTCGGAAGAGCAAGTTGGTTGTGGTAGACTTGGCAGGTTCAGAACGTGTCCATAAGTCAG GAAGTGAAGGGCACATGCTAGAGGAAGCTAAATCTATCAATCTTTCACTTAGTTCACTGGGAAAATGTATTAATGCTCTAGCAGAGAATAATGCTCATGTTCCATTTCGTGATTCAAAGCTTACTAGAATGCTTCGAGACTCTTTTGGCG GCACAGCTAGGACTTCATTGATTGTGACTATTGGCCCATCACCACGTCATCGAGGAGAGACTTCTAGTACCATATTGTTTGGTCAAAGG GCTATGAAAGTTGAGAATATGCTGAAAATAAAGGaggaatttgattataaaagcTTGTCTCGTAAGCTTGAGGTACAATTAGATAAGCTTATTGCAGAAAATGAAAGGCAGCAGAAATCTTTTGAGGATGAAGTtgacaaaataaatttggagGCACAATGTCGAATTTCCGAGGTTGAGAGGAACTTTGCTGATGCATTGGAG AAAGAGAGACTGAAATGTCAGATGGAGTACATGGAATTGGTAAAGGAGTTGGAGCAGAAGTTGGTCTTGAATCAAGAAAGACATGACTGCAATAGTTCTGTGGCTGATAATGGAGAG GGGCCCGCATCATCTTCAGCAGGTGAAGTTACTGAGGTCAAAATGCTGCTTGAAACCGAAAGAAGTCGGAGGAAGGCAGCTGAAGAAGAGGTAGAACATCTAAAAAATCAACTGGGgaaacacacacaaacacag GCAGGAGATGCAGAAGTTGTAAAGCTTCGCAACATCTTGGAGGATGAGGCTAATCAGAAAAAAAGACttgaagaagaaataataatattgagaAGTCAATTATTGCAATTGAACTTTGAAGCTGACCAG ATGAGAAGGTGTTTGGAAAATGGAAGTTCTGGGAGCACATTTTCTGCAATGGATTCCTCCCGGCATCCCCAATTCAAGGACACTGCAAATGGTCAGAAGTCATCTGTTGCTACTCTCTTTGAGCAAG tTGGACTGCAAAAGATTTTGTCATTGCTGGAGTCAGATGATGCCAATGTACGAATTCATGCTGTGAAAGTGGTAGCCAACCTAGCTGCAGAAG AGGCTAATCAAAAGAGAATTGTTGAGGCTGGAGGGCTTACTTCCTTGCTGATGCTTCTTCGAAGATATGAGGATGAAACTGTTCGCAGAGTAGCTGCTGGGGCAATTGCCAATCTTGCTATGAATG AAGCGAATCAAGAACTTATTATGGCTGAAGGAGGAATTACTCTGTTATCAATGACTGCATCTGATGCTGAAGATCCACAAACACTTCGAATGGTTGCTGGGGCAATTGCTAACTTATGTGGAAATG ATAGAATATTGATGACTCTGAGATCCCAGGGAGGTATTAAGGCTTTACTGGGAATCGTAAGATGTGGACATCCCGATGTCCTTTCCCAAGTTGCACGAGGAATTGCAAACTTCGCAAAATGCGAGTCTCGAGCTTCTAATCAAG GGATAAAAAGTGGCAGATCTTTCTTGATAGAAGATGGTGCACTTCCGTGGATAGTACAAAATGCTAATAATGAAGCTGCACCAATCAGGCGTCACATAGAGCTTGCGCTCTGCCACTTGGCACAGCATG AAGTGAATGCAAAGGACCTGGTTAGTGGAGGTGCTCTCTGGGAACTTGTTCGAATTTCACGAGATTGTTCACGAGAGGATATACGGAATCTTGCTCGTCGGACTCTCAGTTCTGTCTCAACATTCAAATCTGAATTGCGACGCCTACGAGTAGATTATTGA